Part of the Hippopotamus amphibius kiboko isolate mHipAmp2 chromosome 7, mHipAmp2.hap2, whole genome shotgun sequence genome, AAAACTTTATTTGGCTTATAAAATTCCACGTTCTAAGAGCGAGCTTCGAGCAGTGCAGAAAGCGCAGGACACTGGCTCTAGGGTGGGGGCTCAGCCTGGAGCACCTCTGAAGCCGCTGGGGACCCCCTGGGCTGAGACCAGACAGACAGGTGGCCTGGTGGCCACGAGAGCCTGGGGGCCACCACCACCGGCAACGCCTGACGGGCAGCGGCTGCAGTCCTCGGAGGCCGCGCTGCCTCACTCCGAGAGCCGACGGCCACGGCGGCCGTCCTGGTTGTCCCGCCACACGCAGTAGTTGAGCGTGGCCGCGAAGGCCAGCCAGGCCAGGTACGGGTAGAGCAGGCGGGCGGCCGGCGGGCTCACCTGGTGCCAGGCCACGGCCGTGGCTGCTGCCGCGCCACCTGTCAGCAGGAGGTCCACCAGGGCCTGCGGCGACacgagggagggaggacagggggGCCTGAGGCTCCCCACACCGGAGGGAACGCCCCACCCGCCTCTCAGTGACCTGGCcaagcccctcccccatcctctgcctcagttccctcatctgtaaaatgggaacaatcaCCCTTGCCTGACTGTGCCACGTGTGGGGGGCACACAGCACCAGGCGTAATGTGGGCTTTCCTATACCAATGGCCCCTAAGCCCATCAGGCCCCGCAAAGCTTCCTGCTTTGGAGAAAAGCAGCTGAGGGGCACTGGTCCCCTAAGAGCTTCTGAGGAGACGAGGACCAGGAGTCGtgtgcctcccctgcccccacctttaGACCTTGACCCTGGGGGTCTGGGATGTGATGCCCTACATCCCCCAAGGGAGGGGCCATCTCCAGAGACCAGGGAGAGAAGCCAAAGCCACACTTACCCAACCCATTTGCCGGGCGCCAAAGAAGAGGGGAGGCCACGCCCAGTTCAGAGCCAACTGCCCAGCGTAGAGGCCCAGGGGAACCACAGCCTCCTCCGAGAAGCCCCCCAGCTCTTTCCAGATCATGTAGGAGCCATACCTGAAAGAGAGGGAGCCGGTCAGGGCCCCAACAGGGAAGAGGCCAGCAGCCAGCGAGCCACACTCACCTCTGGGACCACACAGTGATGGCTCAAGCGCGCCCTGCCACTgagtgctgtgtgacctcagggaagttgcttaacccctctgagcctttgttttTCACAGGGTTGCTGTGGAGATTCTAGCGAATACACTGGAGTGCCTGGGGCAGTACCTGGCACACgggacactcagtaaatacttgacATTATCATCCTCAGTGCTGCAAAGGGGGCTGCACATGAGGCATGCAAGTGAACAGCATGGGACTTTTGGGCTGGGCCTTGGAGGATGAGGATGAGTTTGCCAGGGGGAGGCAACAAGGATATGCAAAGGCTTAGAGGCATGTGTGAGACCCTGAGTCTGCCTGTGTTACTGGTGAATCctgggggggcagggcagggggcgggTCTGGGGAGGTGAAGCAGAAGAGGGCCTGATCATGGGGGCTCCTAGGGCCACAAAGGCCACAGTAACACCAGCAGTAATACTAGCTAATGCCTCCAGCATTTACTACCGCCCCCATCTTACaggtgcagaaactgaggcacagagaggcaaaaTGCTAAGAGCTCTTGGCAGGCAGTCAGTAGGTGAGTCTGGGTTGGAACCCAGGTGGTCTGAGGCCAGAGCCTGGGCTCTTTACTCTGTGAGAGGCTGGACTTCATCAGGACCAAAGGGAGTCTCCACGGGGCTCTGCAAGAGAGGTGCCAGACTTATGCTCTATTCTCAGGATCTCGACGGCGGGGGAGGCCTGGAGGCTGGAGCAAGTTAAGGCAGAAGCAGTGGTGcctgggccaggatggggaggagaaAGCAGGAAGTGCTGCAGCCCAACTGTGCAGGGCCCGGGGCTGGCAGAGGCTTCGGCCCAGGTGACACCCAGGTTTCGAGGACCGTCTTATTCCCATCAGAACCCTGGGGCATCGGCCTGGTCTCTGCTACTTGCCCCCTGCAGTCCCACCCCGCACTGGGCTGGCACAGAACCAGCTTGCAGGAAGCATtccaggggagggtgggaagccgACCTGTCTCCTGGGTGTGGCTCCCATTGGAGCCGCCAGGGGGCGCACGCCCTCACCCAGCCCTGGTTTTGCTGGTCTAGTCCAAGAGCTCCTGTAAGGGTCCCCACTCCATAGCCCTGTGTCCGTGGGAGGTCCCTTGTCAAATGGGGTGGGCCGGGGGGGGGTGGCAAAGATTGTGAAAATTAACCAGGACAAAGCCTGGCACTGggaggtgctcaacaaatgtctACTCTGACTGCTGTTATCGTTACTGGTATTGATTTTGGAAGCATCCACATGCCCACGTCTGAACTTTACACACTGAGCCGGCCTCACCCTGAAGTTGTGAAAACAGCCAGAATGCCAGTATGGGGTTGCCTGCCCCTTCCAGGAGGCCCCAGAGGAAAAAGTTTGGTTGTGCAACCAACAGGCCCCATAGCTTTCTCCACCCTCACTTGCCAAATGAGGCCAGGAAACAGCGCCTGCTGCCCTGGGAGCA contains:
- the TSPO gene encoding translocator protein, with protein sequence MAPPWVPAVGFTLVPSLGGFLSSHYVRGEGLRWYASLQKPSWHPPHWTLAPIWGTLYSAMGYGSYMIWKELGGFSEEAVVPLGLYAGQLALNWAWPPLFFGARQMGWALVDLLLTGGAAAATAVAWHQVSPPAARLLYPYLAWLAFAATLNYCVWRDNQDGRRGRRLSE